The following are encoded in a window of Cryobacterium sp. CG_9.6 genomic DNA:
- a CDS encoding cytidine deaminase, whose protein sequence is MDMRQLTEDDLELIARAEEAIDANADVEGGVHTVGAAVRDAAGRIHVGVNVYHFTGGPCAELVALGTARTSGARELTAIVAVGDSGRGVKSPCGRDRQVLADYHPNIRVLVPTPLGVRNVAIGDLLPLGFDWLAEEKAAADRLASPIAG, encoded by the coding sequence ATGGATATGCGACAGCTCACCGAGGACGACTTGGAACTCATCGCGCGAGCGGAGGAGGCCATTGATGCCAACGCGGACGTTGAAGGTGGGGTGCACACGGTCGGAGCTGCTGTTCGGGATGCCGCGGGACGCATCCACGTTGGCGTCAATGTTTATCACTTCACGGGTGGCCCCTGCGCTGAACTTGTCGCGCTGGGAACAGCCCGAACCTCTGGAGCGCGCGAGCTGACGGCAATTGTGGCCGTGGGCGACAGTGGGCGCGGCGTGAAGTCTCCATGTGGCCGTGATCGCCAAGTCCTTGCTGATTACCACCCCAACATTCGAGTACTTGTCCCCACGCCACTGGGGGTTCGAAACGTCGCAATCGGCGATCTGCTGCCATTGGGTTTCGATTGGCTCGCCGAGGAGAAAGCGGCTGCTGACCGGTTAGCCAGCCCGATTGCTGGTTAA
- a CDS encoding LysM domain-containing protein, which translates to MPRLMTSVLGIIALMVALVACSPPTIEAQPAETAVQTDAPVRPAIAVVIPDGVIGTAELTSTSGDDAVSGTVVVTAGGGGFDVALRGFHSDIPGGLQLFFSPWSETTTCLADMYSFSFGNLSTDPDQPGLSLGDRDFSRGDPSYFLTAVITANTPSTADPDGCVLTPRAVGTITWDVPDTRPELLAVDTGARFGAGGTTAVSDGSPVSYRAVAGDTLNDIADRFGVTLDDLRFLNPLTSRQLQAGDDLNLTVALRGGASVPPPWA; encoded by the coding sequence ATGCCACGACTGATGACATCCGTTCTGGGGATCATTGCGCTGATGGTCGCACTGGTGGCCTGCTCGCCCCCGACGATCGAGGCTCAGCCGGCCGAAACGGCGGTCCAAACGGATGCGCCGGTCCGGCCCGCCATCGCCGTCGTCATCCCCGACGGTGTCATCGGCACGGCCGAACTCACGTCGACCTCGGGGGACGACGCTGTGTCCGGAACCGTCGTGGTCACGGCAGGAGGCGGCGGGTTCGATGTCGCGCTGAGGGGCTTCCACTCGGATATTCCCGGAGGGTTGCAACTGTTCTTCAGTCCCTGGTCGGAGACCACGACCTGCCTGGCCGACATGTACAGTTTCTCGTTCGGCAACCTCTCCACGGACCCAGATCAGCCCGGGCTGAGCCTGGGCGACAGGGACTTCTCTCGGGGCGACCCCAGTTATTTTCTGACCGCTGTCATCACCGCGAACACCCCGAGTACTGCCGATCCTGACGGCTGCGTGCTTACTCCCCGGGCGGTCGGCACGATCACCTGGGACGTGCCGGACACCCGCCCGGAGCTGCTCGCCGTCGATACCGGTGCCCGGTTCGGCGCTGGCGGCACCACCGCCGTGTCCGATGGTTCCCCCGTCTCCTACCGGGCGGTCGCCGGAGACACTCTCAACGACATCGCCGACCGCTTCGGCGTTACCCTCGACGACCTCCGCTTTCTCAACCCGCTCACCAGCCGCCAGCTTCAGGCTGGCGACGATCTCAACCTCACCGTCGCCCTGCGCGGCGGCGCCTCGGTCCCGCCGCCCTGGGCCTGA
- a CDS encoding DUF2087 domain-containing protein, whose protein sequence is MTNEWRRIIAALANPDRRAVWAAAVLVTSADLSDAKRAKAVNALRDAGLLDQEGNAVTVVFNELLAIEPEVRREGIDRFIRNGRIEHYPAKPSLRHELLEWVAGALPAGYKMTERELGDRLALVADDVVTLRRYLVDAETLVRTPDGAVYEVRQR, encoded by the coding sequence ATGACGAATGAATGGCGCCGGATCATTGCAGCACTCGCTAATCCTGACCGCCGAGCTGTTTGGGCTGCCGCGGTCCTCGTCACCTCTGCAGACTTGTCTGACGCCAAACGGGCAAAGGCCGTCAACGCGCTGCGGGATGCTGGCCTCCTCGATCAAGAGGGGAACGCCGTCACCGTCGTGTTCAATGAACTGTTGGCGATTGAACCGGAGGTGCGTCGTGAAGGCATCGATCGCTTCATTCGGAATGGGCGAATCGAGCACTACCCCGCGAAACCGTCACTTCGCCACGAACTGCTTGAGTGGGTCGCCGGGGCACTCCCGGCCGGATACAAGATGACCGAACGCGAGCTTGGCGACCGCCTCGCGCTGGTTGCCGACGATGTCGTGACTCTTCGCCGGTACCTCGTCGATGCCGAAACTCTCGTGCGCACGCCAGACGGCGCGGTGTACGAAGTCCGGCAGCGCTAA
- a CDS encoding GNAT family protein — protein sequence MLSDFWPLLRLRLTTPRLELRLPTEEELAALAEVAADGVHSPGERPYLTPWTEVSPRQRAVHVVQQHWSRRGNWTIDAWTLELGLFYEARPVGMVALRGRDFPVLREVKTESWIGVNHHRQGLGTEARSALLHLAFEELGAASALTEIFQDNAGSQGVSRKLGYRHDGISRDVREGQVVVSDRLRLDRDDWQGTAHPHVTVNGIGIGPCLPLFGL from the coding sequence GTGCTTAGCGACTTCTGGCCCCTGCTTCGTCTACGGCTGACGACACCGCGACTGGAGCTTCGGCTCCCGACCGAGGAAGAGCTAGCGGCCCTTGCCGAGGTCGCGGCTGACGGTGTACATAGCCCTGGTGAGCGGCCCTACCTGACGCCGTGGACGGAAGTGTCACCACGACAGCGTGCCGTCCACGTCGTGCAGCAACATTGGAGCCGACGGGGAAATTGGACCATCGACGCCTGGACTCTGGAACTTGGCCTTTTCTACGAGGCGCGTCCTGTGGGAATGGTCGCCCTCCGTGGACGAGATTTCCCCGTCCTACGCGAGGTTAAGACCGAGTCCTGGATCGGGGTGAATCACCACCGCCAAGGCTTGGGTACCGAGGCACGCAGCGCACTACTCCATCTGGCATTCGAAGAGTTGGGGGCCGCCAGCGCTCTGACGGAAATCTTCCAAGACAACGCAGGCTCGCAAGGGGTCTCCCGCAAACTTGGCTACCGCCATGACGGCATATCCCGGGATGTTCGCGAAGGGCAAGTGGTCGTTTCCGACCGTCTACGTCTGGACCGAGACGATTGGCAGGGAACAGCGCACCCGCACGTAACCGTCAACGGCATCGGCATCGGCCCCTGCTTGCCGCTCTTTGGCCTCTGA
- a CDS encoding GNAT family protein has protein sequence MAHEGFFTDKSTLVGECVVLRSFEAGDIDAMGTILADPEVLTLTGSVHTTAEAHGREAILDSATRQWYETRAEQPDRLDFAIIEQASAACVGEVVLNELSPENDSCNFRILIGPAGRDRGLGTEATRLIIGHAFRTTTLHRIELEVFAFNPRAQHVYERSGFALEGRRRDAHRFDGQYVDALTMSIIRSGRLDADGLK, from the coding sequence ATGGCCCATGAAGGATTCTTTACCGATAAGTCCACTCTCGTGGGAGAGTGCGTTGTCTTGCGCTCGTTCGAGGCCGGAGATATTGACGCCATGGGCACCATCCTTGCCGACCCCGAAGTGCTCACTCTTACGGGAAGCGTTCACACCACAGCCGAAGCGCACGGTCGTGAGGCCATCCTCGACTCGGCAACGCGCCAGTGGTATGAAACGAGAGCCGAGCAACCCGATCGTCTGGATTTCGCGATCATCGAGCAGGCGTCGGCGGCTTGCGTAGGTGAAGTGGTGCTGAATGAACTCAGCCCGGAGAATGACAGCTGCAACTTTCGCATTCTCATCGGTCCTGCGGGGCGTGACCGCGGGCTCGGTACCGAGGCTACGCGGCTGATCATCGGGCATGCGTTTCGAACCACGACACTGCACCGCATCGAGCTTGAGGTCTTCGCTTTCAATCCCCGTGCCCAGCACGTGTATGAACGCAGTGGTTTCGCACTCGAGGGCAGGCGGCGCGATGCGCACAGATTCGACGGCCAGTACGTCGACGCCCTCACGATGTCGATCATCAGGTCTGGGCGCCTCGACGCAGACGGTCTCAAGTAG
- a CDS encoding alpha/beta hydrolase has product MSFTSFGRITTPVLDIAYEFSGDPGGTTIILLHGFPYDVRAFDEVAPLLADQDAFVLAPYLRGFGPTRFLDDTTIRSGQQGALGQDLIDFMDGLNIEKAVVAGYDWGGRAACIAAALEPGRVSGLVSVGGYNMQNLASAGEPVDPEWERTYWYQYYFQSERGRRGLDRNRDELCELLWRIWSPTWRGASQAFPASAPSLHNPDFVDVVIHSYRHRYGLVEGDPQYQGFEDLIAQEPQITVPTVVLEAGDDGVGGTNVCEDREHFTGRYDQRVLPSIGHNVPQENPQAFADAVLSLLT; this is encoded by the coding sequence ATGAGCTTTACGTCCTTCGGTCGCATCACGACACCCGTCTTAGACATCGCATACGAGTTTTCAGGCGATCCCGGCGGAACAACGATCATTCTCTTACATGGGTTCCCATACGACGTTCGAGCTTTTGACGAGGTCGCGCCGCTCCTCGCCGACCAAGACGCATTCGTACTCGCGCCCTACCTTCGCGGCTTTGGTCCCACTCGTTTCCTCGATGACACAACGATCCGCTCAGGACAACAAGGCGCCCTCGGGCAGGACCTCATCGACTTCATGGATGGGCTCAACATCGAGAAAGCGGTCGTTGCGGGTTACGACTGGGGCGGCCGGGCCGCATGCATCGCAGCAGCACTGGAACCTGGACGCGTCTCCGGGCTCGTCTCGGTGGGTGGCTACAACATGCAAAATCTCGCGTCTGCCGGCGAGCCTGTAGACCCGGAGTGGGAGCGAACCTACTGGTATCAGTATTACTTTCAGTCGGAGCGAGGGCGCCGCGGACTGGACCGAAACCGTGACGAGCTGTGCGAGTTGCTGTGGCGCATTTGGTCACCGACGTGGCGTGGCGCATCCCAGGCGTTTCCCGCAAGCGCTCCGAGCCTTCACAACCCCGATTTCGTTGACGTCGTCATTCACTCTTACCGCCACCGGTATGGACTCGTCGAGGGCGACCCTCAGTACCAGGGATTCGAAGACCTGATCGCGCAAGAGCCACAGATCACAGTTCCAACGGTCGTGCTCGAAGCTGGGGACGACGGCGTCGGCGGCACCAACGTATGCGAGGACCGGGAGCATTTCACCGGCCGTTATGACCAAAGAGTCCTCCCAAGTATAGGACACAACGTTCCTCAGGAGAATCCGCAAGCGTTCGCCGACGCCGTGCTGAGCCTGCTCACCTGA
- a CDS encoding GNAT family N-acetyltransferase, which translates to MIWPTGHPLDTDRFILEPLCVDHATEMVAVLAPRELYTFIGGEPPSEGALRTRYIRQAVGHSPDGTARWLNWIIRTKATQNVIGYMQATLTVDGETLTANMAWLITPSAQHCGAATEAATAVLTSLREKHVHVVRALIHPEHHASARVARHLGLVLTAGVVDGESVWEKRTAAEGV; encoded by the coding sequence ATGATCTGGCCCACCGGGCATCCGCTTGACACCGACCGATTCATTCTCGAGCCGCTCTGCGTGGATCACGCGACAGAAATGGTCGCTGTGCTCGCGCCGCGAGAGCTCTACACTTTCATCGGCGGCGAGCCACCGAGTGAAGGCGCTCTGCGAACTCGGTACATTCGGCAAGCGGTTGGACATTCTCCCGATGGCACGGCGCGATGGCTGAATTGGATCATTCGCACGAAGGCCACCCAGAACGTGATCGGTTACATGCAGGCCACCCTGACGGTCGACGGTGAGACGCTGACTGCAAATATGGCGTGGCTGATTACCCCGTCGGCGCAGCATTGTGGCGCTGCGACCGAGGCAGCCACGGCCGTCCTTACCTCGCTCCGTGAGAAGCACGTGCACGTTGTGCGCGCTCTGATCCATCCCGAGCATCACGCTTCAGCTCGGGTGGCTCGTCACCTCGGTCTGGTGCTCACGGCGGGAGTCGTGGATGGCGAATCGGTGTGGGAAAAACGAACGGCTGCAGAGGGGGTGTAG
- a CDS encoding VOC family protein → MALGLHHIEIWVADLDSARKSWGWLLAQLGWSIDQEWDNGTSWRCGDVYLVTTRPPALSGDTHDRRLPGLNHVALHGGAPADIDHLAGQASGHGWSSLYADRYPHAGGSDHYAVYLENEAGFKVEVVGAP, encoded by the coding sequence ATGGCACTTGGGTTACATCACATTGAGATTTGGGTCGCTGACCTCGACAGCGCTCGAAAATCTTGGGGCTGGCTTCTCGCGCAGCTCGGATGGTCGATCGATCAGGAGTGGGACAACGGCACCTCTTGGCGATGCGGCGACGTCTACCTCGTGACCACACGACCGCCGGCCCTCTCCGGTGACACACATGACCGGAGGCTCCCCGGGTTGAACCACGTCGCGCTTCACGGAGGCGCCCCGGCTGACATCGACCACTTGGCCGGGCAAGCATCAGGCCACGGCTGGAGTTCCCTGTACGCGGATCGTTACCCGCACGCAGGGGGCTCCGACCACTACGCCGTTTACCTCGAAAACGAAGCTGGCTTCAAAGTTGAGGTAGTGGGCGCTCCGTAA
- a CDS encoding AAA family ATPase: MKQTDVVLDYSFWSRRMREDYRAILRPLGVEPETIYLATPRKVVLARVRARAGQEPNDVQLPDELAAAYFDHFEVPTPEEGPLTVVA, encoded by the coding sequence ATGAAACAGACCGATGTGGTGCTGGACTACTCCTTCTGGTCCCGACGCATGCGCGAGGACTACCGCGCCATCCTCCGGCCGCTGGGAGTCGAGCCGGAGACGATCTATCTGGCCACTCCGCGAAAGGTGGTCCTGGCTCGTGTCCGCGCGCGGGCGGGGCAGGAGCCCAATGACGTCCAGCTACCCGATGAGCTGGCGGCCGCCTACTTCGATCACTTTGAGGTTCCCACCCCTGAGGAGGGCCCCTTGACCGTGGTCGCATAG
- a CDS encoding DUF6578 domain-containing protein gives MKDLGSQLTPVSNKEGKRATDVRVRYGTYDSIDRVDAEEVEPEDIVPSQESGDTDVWFTEWQVAEDGLDVALDQHVDWSLVPMNQDWVSRLFAGRRAVSLQLDTYADAVRDPSDRSDRTQLSGRVARIDQISVRYHPSKDPEERGVRVPETGGAMQHSVLSFRQSRGHHGKVVGWIVRLRK, from the coding sequence ATGAAGGATCTTGGAAGCCAGCTAACGCCTGTTTCGAATAAAGAGGGCAAGCGCGCTACCGATGTTCGGGTACGCTACGGCACCTACGACTCAATCGATCGGGTGGACGCGGAGGAGGTCGAGCCAGAGGACATCGTCCCGAGCCAGGAATCCGGCGATACTGACGTGTGGTTCACCGAATGGCAGGTTGCCGAGGATGGTTTGGACGTTGCACTTGACCAACACGTCGACTGGTCGCTGGTGCCGATGAACCAAGACTGGGTTTCCCGCCTGTTCGCCGGCCGCCGCGCGGTCTCCTTGCAGCTCGACACCTATGCCGACGCCGTCCGCGATCCTTCCGACCGGTCGGATCGGACGCAGCTGTCCGGTCGCGTTGCCCGAATTGATCAGATCTCGGTGCGATACCACCCGTCGAAGGATCCAGAGGAACGCGGTGTTCGGGTTCCGGAAACAGGGGGCGCTATGCAGCACAGCGTGCTGAGCTTTCGCCAGTCGCGTGGTCACCACGGAAAGGTCGTCGGCTGGATAGTCCGCCTGCGCAAGTAG
- a CDS encoding GNAT family N-acetyltransferase yields MDIDPDRGNELVLPLLMGRTVVLRSFQPNDAPMIQEASGDPLIPLITSVPSDNSVDAALAFIERQHQRLQVRAGYSFAIADENDRAVGQIGLWLRDEDYGRASVGYWIRPSARQRGYAADALLTLVTWALALPNLHRLELYVEPWNEGSWRAAEKVGFQREGLLHAWQQVSGVYRDMFIYSLVMR; encoded by the coding sequence ATGGATATCGATCCCGATAGGGGTAACGAGTTGGTCCTCCCGCTACTGATGGGCCGAACCGTCGTACTGCGCTCGTTTCAGCCCAACGATGCGCCGATGATTCAGGAGGCATCCGGTGATCCTCTGATTCCACTCATCACCAGTGTCCCGTCCGACAACAGTGTTGATGCTGCTCTGGCTTTCATCGAGCGCCAACACCAACGTCTGCAGGTTCGTGCCGGGTACTCGTTCGCAATCGCTGACGAGAATGATCGCGCGGTCGGCCAGATCGGACTCTGGCTGCGCGACGAGGATTACGGGCGGGCGAGTGTCGGTTATTGGATTCGACCCTCGGCGCGACAACGTGGATACGCGGCGGACGCTCTCCTCACCTTGGTCACCTGGGCTCTGGCCCTGCCGAACCTCCACAGACTAGAGCTGTATGTAGAACCGTGGAACGAGGGCTCCTGGCGAGCCGCCGAGAAGGTAGGTTTCCAACGCGAGGGCCTCCTGCATGCCTGGCAGCAAGTTTCTGGCGTGTACCGCGACATGTTCATCTATTCGCTGGTCATGAGGTGA
- a CDS encoding cytidine deaminase: MLLNAELAVPTAEDLELVELVELAREVIDANTDAGPDEDGAHTMGSAVRDADGRMFAGVNLFHFTGGPCAELIALGVARAQGARDITTIVAVGNHGRGVVGPCGRDRQVLFDYYPGIRVLLPTMEGVRVATIEALMPFAAAWTMEGGTQQFDEERFR, encoded by the coding sequence ATGCTCCTAAACGCTGAACTTGCAGTGCCGACGGCCGAAGACCTTGAGCTCGTTGAGCTCGTTGAGCTCGCAAGGGAGGTCATCGACGCGAACACGGATGCCGGGCCCGATGAAGATGGTGCACACACGATGGGCTCGGCGGTTCGAGACGCCGACGGCCGCATGTTCGCCGGGGTAAATCTTTTCCACTTCACCGGCGGTCCGTGCGCCGAACTAATTGCACTGGGCGTGGCGCGTGCACAGGGCGCGCGAGACATCACGACAATTGTCGCTGTTGGCAATCACGGGCGCGGTGTTGTCGGCCCGTGCGGGCGTGACAGGCAGGTTCTTTTTGATTACTACCCAGGCATCAGGGTGCTTCTTCCCACCATGGAGGGCGTTCGCGTCGCCACCATTGAGGCCCTGATGCCGTTCGCCGCAGCATGGACCATGGAGGGCGGCACTCAGCAGTTCGACGAAGAGCGTTTTCGCTGA
- a CDS encoding NUDIX hydrolase, whose amino-acid sequence MDEHLTHHVSCGLLVSAGRVFLVHRSPSKAWYPNVWDLPGGHLEPDENGRQALVRELREELSVEIAPPSGNALFTRQEAGLFLEVWRVEEWDGDIINAAPDEHDAFGWFSLDEAVSLDLADGDYPALFKQVLS is encoded by the coding sequence ATGGATGAACACCTCACGCATCATGTGTCGTGCGGATTGCTCGTAAGCGCAGGGCGGGTGTTTCTCGTGCATCGATCACCGTCGAAGGCCTGGTATCCCAATGTTTGGGACCTCCCGGGAGGTCATCTCGAACCTGACGAGAATGGTCGCCAAGCTCTTGTGCGTGAGCTTCGAGAAGAGTTGAGCGTGGAGATCGCTCCACCTAGCGGAAACGCGTTATTTACGCGTCAAGAAGCTGGCCTCTTCCTGGAGGTCTGGAGGGTTGAGGAGTGGGACGGTGACATCATCAATGCCGCGCCGGATGAACACGATGCCTTCGGTTGGTTCAGTTTGGACGAGGCAGTATCTCTGGACCTGGCTGATGGTGACTACCCTGCGCTCTTCAAGCAGGTGCTGAGCTGA
- a CDS encoding recombinase family protein has protein sequence MNEFLIGYARVSTNEQDLTAQQNALEALGVRSNLIYTDHGLTGTNRARPGLREALAACRNGDTLVVAKLDRLARSLRDAKDIIDELTVKGVKLSIGGSVHDPTDPVGRLLFNVLAMVAEFESDLIRARTREGMQVAKAKGHLRGKQPKLSPAQQRHLMEVHLAGTHSTSELAELFNVARSTLYRTVQRQTVDR, from the coding sequence ATGAATGAATTTCTGATCGGATACGCACGCGTGTCCACGAACGAGCAAGATCTCACCGCCCAACAAAACGCCCTGGAAGCCCTCGGCGTTAGATCGAACCTGATCTACACCGACCACGGACTCACCGGCACCAACCGAGCACGCCCCGGCCTCCGCGAAGCACTCGCCGCCTGCCGGAACGGCGACACCCTCGTCGTCGCCAAACTCGACCGACTTGCCCGCTCTCTCCGGGATGCGAAAGACATCATCGACGAACTCACCGTCAAAGGCGTCAAACTCAGCATCGGCGGATCCGTCCACGACCCGACCGACCCGGTCGGGCGCCTGCTGTTCAACGTCCTCGCGATGGTGGCAGAGTTCGAATCCGACCTCATCCGCGCCCGAACACGCGAAGGGATGCAAGTGGCCAAAGCAAAAGGCCACCTCCGCGGCAAACAGCCGAAGCTGTCGCCGGCGCAACAACGTCACCTGATGGAAGTGCACCTCGCGGGGACGCATTCCACGAGCGAGCTCGCTGAATTGTTCAACGTCGCCCGCTCCACCCTCTACCGCACCGTCCAACGGCAGACGGTCGACCGCTGA
- a CDS encoding GNAT family N-acetyltransferase: MHRLATVNDLFRIQEIERAAGQTFRTVGMESVAEDEPISAAVFESFLNEGEAWVTVSDDRFVIAYLLVEPLDGAMHVEQVTVHPSVARRGIGARLLDVANERATERKLDALTLTTFRDVPWNAPYYTRLGFGVIASERWGRGLHQKMSVEATNGLGKWPRVVMQRLVS, from the coding sequence ATGCATCGATTAGCGACTGTCAACGATCTCTTCAGGATCCAGGAGATTGAGCGCGCAGCAGGGCAAACGTTTCGCACGGTTGGCATGGAGAGCGTCGCGGAAGATGAGCCGATAAGTGCAGCAGTGTTCGAGTCCTTCTTGAACGAGGGTGAGGCGTGGGTGACGGTTTCTGACGACCGTTTCGTAATCGCCTACCTGCTTGTCGAGCCTCTGGATGGAGCCATGCATGTCGAGCAAGTAACGGTGCATCCGAGCGTTGCGCGCAGGGGCATTGGTGCGCGACTTCTTGATGTCGCAAATGAGCGTGCTACGGAACGCAAATTGGACGCGCTGACGTTGACCACGTTTCGCGATGTCCCATGGAACGCTCCGTACTACACTCGCCTCGGCTTCGGCGTCATCGCTTCAGAGCGCTGGGGGCGGGGACTGCACCAAAAAATGTCGGTGGAAGCGACGAACGGCTTGGGCAAATGGCCCCGCGTCGTCATGCAGCGACTTGTGAGCTGA